In one Erinaceus europaeus chromosome 3, mEriEur2.1, whole genome shotgun sequence genomic region, the following are encoded:
- the SLC5A7 gene encoding high affinity choline transporter 1, translating into MAFHVEGLIAIIVFYLLILLVGIWAAWRTKNSGSAEERSEAIIVGGRDIGLLVGGFTMTATWVGGGYINGTAEAVYVPDYGLAWAQAPIGYALSLVLGGLFFAKPMRSKGYVTMLDPFQQIYGKRMGGLLFIPALMGEMFWAAAIFSALGATISVIIDVNVQASVIVSALIAILYTLVGGLYSVAYTDVVQLFCIFIGLWISVPFAMSHPAVSDIGFTAVHKKYQNPWLGTIESFEVYTWLDSFLLLMLGGIPWQAYFQRVLSSSSATYAQVLSFLAAFGCLVMALPAILIGAVGASTDWNQTTYGPDDPMTKDQADMILPIVLQYLCPVYISFFGLGAVSAAVMSSADSSILSASSMFARNIYQLSFRQNASDREIVWVMRITVFVFGASATAMALLTKTVYGLWYLSSDLVYIIIFPQLLCVLFVKGTNTYGAAAGYIFGLFLRITGGEPYLYLQPLILYPGYISDNNGIYNQRFPFKTLAMVTSFLSNICISYLAKYLFESGTLPPKLDVFDAVVARHSEENMDKTVLVRNENIKLDELAPVNPRQSMTLSSTFTNKEAFLDIDSSPEGSGTEDNLQ; encoded by the exons atggcattccATGTGGAAGGACTGATAGCCATCATCGTGTTTTACCTTCTCATCTTGCTGGTTGGAATATGGGCTGCTTGGAGAACCAAAAACAGTGGCAGTGCAGAAGAACGCAGCGAGGCCATTATAGTGGGTGGCCGTGATATTGGTCTGCTGGTGGGTGGATTTACTATGACAG CCACCTGGGTTGGAGGAGGTTACATCAATGGCACAGCTGAAGCAGTGTATGTACCAGATTATGGTCTAGCTTGGGCTCAGGCACCAATTGGATATGCTCTGAGTCTGGTTTTAG GTGGTCTTTTTTTTGCAAAGCCAATGCGTTCCAAAGGATACGTGACCATGCTAGACCCATTTCAGCAGATATATGGGAAGCGCATGGGTGGGCTCCTGTTCATTCCTGCACTGATGGGAGAAATGTTCTGGGCGGCCGCCATTTTCTCTGCACTAG GAGCCACGATTAGTGTCATCATCGATGTGAACGTACAGGCGTCCGTCATTGTCTCGGCGCTCATCGCCATTCTGTACACCCTGGTGGGTGGTCTCTACTCTGTGGCCTACACAGATGTTGTCCAGCTCTTTTGCATCTTCATAGGCCTG TGGATCAGCGTCCCGTTTGCAATGTCACACCCTGCAGTTTCTGACATTGGATTCACCGCTGTGCATAAGAAATACCAGAATCCTTGGTTGGGGACTATTGAATCATTTGAAGTCTACACTTGGCTTGATAGTTTCTTGTTGCTG ATGCTGGGTGGAATCCCATGGCAAGCCTACTTCCAGAGGGTCCTCTCTTCATCTTCAGCCACCTATGCACAAGTGCTGTCTTTCCTGGCAGCATTTGGGTGCCTAGTGATGGCTCTACCAGCCATACTCATTGGGGCCGTTGGAGCATCAACAG ACTGGAACCAAACTACATATGGCCCTGATGATCCCATGACTAAGGACCAAGCAGACATGATTTTACCAATTGTTCTGCAGTACCTCTGCCCCGTGTACATTTCTTTCTTTGGACTTGGTGCAGTCTCAGCTGCTGTCATGTCATCAGCAGATTCTTCTATCTTGTCAGCCAGTTCCATGTTTGCTCGCAACATCTACCAGCTTTCATTCAGACAGAAC GCATCAGACAGGGAAATTGTCTGGGTGATGCGAATCACTGTGTTTGTCTTTGGTGCTTCAGCAACAGCCATGGCCCTGCTGACGAAAACCGTGTATGGGCTCTGGTACCTCAGCTCAGACCTTGTCTACATCATCATCTTCCCTCAGCTGCTCTGTGTACTCTTCGTTAAGGGAACCAACACATATGGGGCTGCGGCTGGGTATATCTTTGGCCTCTTCCTGAGAATCACTGGTGGGGAGCCCTATCTGTATCTACAGCCCCTGATTCTTTATCCAGGCTACATCTCTGATAATAATGGCATCTACAACCAAAGATTCCCATTTAAAACCCTTGCCATGGTTACCTCATTCTTGTCCAACATCTGCATCTCTTACCTGGCAAAATACCTATTTGAAAgtggaaccctgcctcccaaaTTAGATGTGTTTGATGCTGTTGTTGCCAGGCACAGTGAAGAAAACATGGATAAGACAGTCCTGGTCAGAAACGAAAACATTAAGTTAGATGAACTCGCCCCTGTGAACCCTCGGCAGAGCATGACTCTAAGTTCCACCTTTACCAACAAAGAGGCTTTCCTTGACATCGATTCCAGCCCAGAGGGATCTGGGACTGAAGATAACTTACAATGa